A window of Nicotiana sylvestris chromosome 8, ASM39365v2, whole genome shotgun sequence genomic DNA:
GATGAACTAGCAGTTGAAAGGATGGTTGAAGGTGCAAAACCAATTGAGACCAAAATAGTAGCATCAACTTCTGGAATTAACATAGAACCACTCTTAGATATTTCTTTTGCCCCCCAACTTTGTATATCAGCAAGAGGAATAACACCTCTGGTAGGTACGACTTTTTTAAAATGAAAAGGATTGACAGGAATTGAGGAAACACTATTGTCGGATGATACTATACCTGTAGAAGAAACAACACTCATATATTTTTCTATTAGCTCTCTCATATCATAAACTATTTTATTGTCATCGTAGGCCATGAAAACTACCTTTACCCTCCAGGCCCTAAGCAGAAAGTCACTCTCTAGCTCAAAATCCTTGTTAAATGTTGGACTATCATTCTTTAGGTCACATACAAGGATCGAAAGTTCTTCAAAAGTCTCCCCGACTCTTTGAGAACATTTATCAAACACATAGTTAACATATTCTCCTATATTTTTATCAGTTTCATATTCAATTTCTAACAGTCCATCATCACCCGAATTATGGCTCAAAGGACCAAAGGAAACATCCTTATTCCTAAACTCCTTCATAAACCATGTTTTGTTCCTTTGAGAACTTTCATCGAACATCTTTCCCACCTTATTTACTGCAATTTCAGTACCACTATCTTTCACATCCTTTAGCATATTCTCTTCCCTTTTAGATTCAGCAATCAAGATCTCCTTAGAGACAAAGTTCTCGGTCTCATAGAGCACTTCATAGTCTTGGCCAACAGTAGGAACCACAAAGGATTCCTTGTTATCAAATCCACACTGCAGCTCAACCTCATTTCTGTGAGAACTTATATTAAACAGTTGGTCCTCCACCAGGATTCCTTCCTTCTCATCTTCTCCTTCCATCTGTACCCACTCAACATCACCATTACAAGAATCTTCTTCTTCCTGTATAGCTGTCTTTAAGACATCGTTCTGGCGAGATGATATTCCAGTCATTTCTTCCTTAGGCAAGTTCCTTCGTTTGTGAACATACTTCATACCCACTTTCCCGAAGTAACCAAAATGGTATTTGTCAAAGAGTA
This region includes:
- the LOC104223068 gene encoding uncharacterized protein; its protein translation is MKHFGSGGKTRGMYHHRILFDKYHFGYFGKVGMKYVHKRRNLPKEEMTGISSRQNDVLKTAIQEEEDSCNGDVEWVQMEGEDEKEGILVEDQLFNISSHRNEVELQCGFDNKESFVVPTVGQDYEVLYETENFVSKEILIAESKREENMLKDVKDSGTEIAVNKVGKMFDESSQRNKTWFMKEFRNKDVSFGPLSHNSGDDGLLEIEYETDKNIGEYVNYVFDKCSQRVGETFEELSILVCDLKNDSPTFNKDFELESDFLLRAWRVKVVFMAYDDNKIVYDMRELIEKYMSVVSSTGIVSSDNSVSSIPVNPFHFKKVVPTRGVIPLADIQSWGAKEISKSGSMLIPEVDATILVSIGFAPSTILSTASSSKLDEVLMPDPFDDRSYTVFRLAFTEVKDVVCLDKELSDFASWLSGSYVSGEPTISFENKADLRFQLIKKVDTDFVPYLISLMYNVQRVVKIHQDWSGGVRHLSEQKTGRCDGFKSPKGYYRGAGVAQVVRLLTTMILRMFETLNAVYQIQIVAALLEYISFSAPYNQNKDKLQSLCD